The following are encoded in a window of Echeneis naucrates chromosome 19, fEcheNa1.1, whole genome shotgun sequence genomic DNA:
- the itga3b gene encoding integrin alpha-3b, whose amino-acid sequence MSPRLFLCAVLAVYQGTRTCGGFNVDERFPVIKEGKTKGSLFGFSVALHRQTGGSRKYLLLAGAPKEKAQSLPNVNETGAVYSCPLNTDSTDCSRMDLVSTTTPSEMVEGMWLGVTVASQSNQAGGRVLACGHRYVKIIQGGTEEQRRMIGKCYVRSNDLTYDPSDDWQTYSYEVCNPNFDMELEGMCNMGISGGMTDTDVYIGATGSYVWQGNVHVTWRDPDPGNAWDSRGKDFGQLNRRYSYMGYSVLEEKKLLSFGDYTVVTGSPRDESKGSVVFGKKTDNIIEPALIIPGEQVGSYFGCSLAVTDLNNDDWNDLIVGAPFYFDRMNHHGGAVYIFMNENGSFQKKASIVLKGPSTSGFGFAVAAIGDINQDGFQDFAVGAPFHDTGKVYIWMGSKHGISEKPSQVIEGKAVSNDGFQTFGYSINGGMDMDDNSYPDILVGSLDDRIALLRARPVIHLTKDFAVEPKIVDPNHCDKNAPCITATLCMSFTLSNGNKDFKKNITVNYTVEADIERRRSPRVRFQHINDDTYMGSLNLPSAKRMCHTLKLFVVTPVRDKLEPVVFSLNLSLHEQKPKSRRTLQNLDLFPVLSQEQKLTQRTEINFQKECGADNKCSSNLQVVAQFVDNEKKSYPRQGKFQVLQFNNNMKIIRLMVEVTNMPSGKKVAEDAHQAMLNVTIPDELRYSGVRSTDHDVQCSFDSTVICELGNPLKGNERVSLILKFETSGINLYTQEIEFQLLLSTLSEQYDLKPVPVALLIENTILPTFSMVNPLIQAKFGGTVMGESAMVNTSDVGSLVEFTFNVNMRGEPLGDLGTLAVEFEWPFEVANGKWLLYLTKVVVQGQSVIECNPPEEVINMLNLTLSETGLRRTKREIVVDDDKTQSHIIEPQAAITLVTNRKESYLLECSKGTANCVRFSCPLLNMTNSAKIYVRSRLWNSTMLEDYSNALRVTVKGQATLKLITDNPTIKMDSQTTTFTVEIEPVERVETPYELPLWIIISAAVAGILLLGIIIVILWKCGFFQRANRREMYEAKAQKAEMKIQPSETERLTEDY is encoded by the exons ATGTCTCCCAGACTATTTCTGTGCGCTGTTTTGGCCGTGTACCAGGGGACTCGAACCTGCGGCGGATTTAACGTGGATGAACGCTTTCCTGTGATCAAAGAGGGAAAAACCAAAGGCAGCCTGTTCGGATTCTCTGTCGCTCTGCACCGACAGACGGGGGGCTCCAGAAAATACCT GCTTCTTGCAGGAGCACCCAAGGAGAAAGCCCAATCTTTACCAAATGTCAATGAAACGGGTGCAGTGTATTCCTGTCCCCTGAACACAGATTCTACTGACTGCTCCCGAATGGACCTGGTCAGCACAA CTACTCCTTCAGAGATGGTAGAGGGCATGTGGCTGGGCGTGACAGTGGCCAGTCAGAGCAACCAAGCAGGGGGACGTGTgctg GCATGTGGACATCGATATGTGAAGATCATCCAAGGTGGCACAGAGGAGCAGCGGCGGATGATAGGGAAGTGCTATGTCAGGAGTAATGATCTGACCTATGACCCAAGCGATGACTGGCAGACGTACAGTTATGAGGTCTGCAACCCTAATTTTGACATGGAACTTGAGGGCATGTGCAACATGGGCATTTCAGGCGGCATGACTGACACTGATGTCTACATTGGAGCCACAGGCAGCTACGTGTGGCAAG GAAATGTTCATGTCACATGGAGAGATCCAGATCCAGGGAATGCTTGGGACTCTAGAGGCAAAGACTTTGGCCAGCTGAACAGACGATACAGTTATATGG GTTATTCAGTTcttgaagagaagaagctgctgagCTTTGGTGACTACACAGTGGTGACAGGGTCTCCCAGGGATGAGTCCAAAGGCTCTGTGGTGTTTGGGAAAAAGACTGACAACATCATTGAACCAGCACTGATTATCCCTGGGGAACAAGTGGGATCATACTTTGGGTGCAGCCTGGCTGTCACTGACCTCAACAATGATGA CTGGAATGACCTGATTGTAGGTGCCCCGTTTTACTTTGACCGTATGAATCATCATGGCGGGGCAGTATATATTTTCATGAACGAGAATGGGTCGTTCCAGAAGAAGGCCAGTATAGTACTTAAGGGGCCCTCAACTTCTGGATTTGGCTTTGCAGTGGCTGCCATTGGTGATATCAACCAAGATGGATTCCAAG ACTTTGCTGTGGGAGCTCCATTCCATGACACAGGAAAGGTCTACATATGGATGGGAAGTAAACACGGAATTTCAGAGAAACCTAGTCAG GTGATTGAGGGTAAAGCAGTAAGTAATGATGGATTCCAAACCTTTGGCTACTCCATTAATGGAGGGATGGACATGGATGACAACAGCTACCCTGACATCTTAGTTGGATCTCTGGATGACCGCATTGCCCTGCTCAG AGCTAGACCAGTCATTCACCTTACTAAGGACTTCGCTGTTGAGCCTAAGATTGTGGACCCTAATCATTGTGATAAAAATGCACCATG TATTACTGCAACTCTCTGTATGTCTTTCACTCTGAGCAATGGAAACAAAGACTTCAAGAAAAATATCA CGGTGAATTACACTGTGGAGGCAGACATTGAGAGGAGAAGAAGCCCACGAGTTCGTTTCCAGCACATAAATGATGACACCTATATGGGCTCGCTCAACCTGCCATCGGCCAAACGCATGTGCCACACGCTAAAACTGTTTGTAGTG ACACCTGTGAGGGACAAATTGGAGCCAGTGGTCTTCTCTCTCAACTTGTCATTGCATGAGCAAAAGCCTAAATCCAGGCGCACCCTCCAGAACCTGGACCTCTTTCCAGTCCTGAGCCAGGAGCAGAAACTCACTCAAAGAACTGAG ATTAATTTTCAAAAGGAGTGTGGTGCAGACAACAAATGTTCCAGTAACCTACAAGTGGTAGCCCAGTTTGTTGACAATGAAAAAAAGTCATACCCCAG GCAGGGAAAATTTCAGGTACTTCaattcaacaacaacatgaagatAATAAGGTTGATGGTGGAGGTGACTAACATGCCCTCCGGCAAGAAGGTGGCAGAGGATGCCCATCAGGCCATGCTTAATGTCACCATCCCAGACGAACTCAGATACTCTGGTGTCAGGTCCACG GACCATGACGTACAATGCAGTTTTGACAGTACAGTGATTTGTGAGCTGGGGAATCCACTTAAAGGCAACGAAAGA GTGTCACTTATCCTTAAATTTGAGACTTCTGGGATTAATTTGTACACACAAGAGATTGAGTTCCAACTCCTTCTGTCCAC TCTGAGTGAACAATATGACCTGAAGCCAGTGCCTGTCGCCCTGCTGATTGAAAATACCATCCTCCCCACCTTCTCCAT GGTGAATCCTTTGATACAAGCAAAATTCGGTGGGACGGTGATGGGCGAGTCCGCCATGGTAAACACCAGTGACGTGGGAAGTCTGGTGGAGTTCACCTTCAAT GTGAACATGAGGGGAGAGCCCTTGGGAGACTTGGGGACCCTGGCTGTAGAGTTTGAGTGGCCTTTTGAGGTTGCCAATGGCAAGTGGCTGCTGTACCTGACGAAAGTTGTTGTTCAGGGGCAATCAGTGATTGAATGTAACCCTCCCGAAGAAGTCATCAACATGCTTAACTTGACT TTGTCAGAGACCGGACTGAGGCGTACCAAACGGGAGATCGTGGTGGATGATGATAAAACCCAGTCACATATCATCGAGCCACAGGCAGCTATCACACTGGTCACTAACCGAAAAGAGAGCTACCTGTTG GAATGCTCCAAGGGGACAGCGAATTGTGTGAGGTTCAGCTGCCCCCTGCTCAACATGACGAATTCAGCCAAGATTTATGTCCGTTCCCGTTTATGGAACAGCACGATGCTTGAG GACTACTCCAACGCTTTGAGAGTTACGGTCAAAGGTCAAGCCACACTAAAGCTAATTACAGATAATCCAACCATCAAGATGGATAGTCAGACCACTACG TTCACAGTAGAAATAGAACCAGTGGAGAGAGTGGAGACGCCCTATGAGCTCCCATTGTGGATCATCATCTCAGCAGCAGTCGCTGGAATTCTATTACTAGGAATAATTATTGTTATACTATGGAAG TGTGGCTTCTTCCAGAGGGCCAACAGAAGGGAGATGTATGAGGCCAAGGCCCAGAAGGCTGAGATGAAGATCCAGCCCTCTGAGACAGAGAGGCTGACTGAGGACTACTGA